TAAATTTAGTGCGAAATTAgtattaagatttttttgttgtccaggcttaacattttttacagtgtagggacGGAACGCCACTGCTGTTTTACAATATTTACTAGAGTAAACTGTAGCAAACATCTATTATAGTAATACAAACTGTAGTGTTTTACTGTAGTAAGGTTTAAAAACCCTGACAAAGATTActgtggttttattatagtaaacgtGTAGTAGGCCAAACCATCTTTTAATTGTATAATCACAGTTTTACTTCAAATACCACAGTTAGAGCACTGCAGCAGAatcaatgttcatttttggtttaACTATGTAGTAGCCGGtgctttttgcttttatttaaagtaaaatgCCTAATTTATGTAATTGAACAcaatagtaaatactgtagtacagtGGTGTGCGGTGTGCTGATTAGAGCTGAACGATACTTTAAAAAATTCAATGCAATTACTTTCTGAATAATTCAATATACGTTATGAAATATGATAATGCTTTTAGTGTAAAAGACTGAAGGGTTAAATTAATGATGGCCTACATTATTATGAAGGTTATGGGGTAAAATgctgtatatattaaatatagacAAATtttggttgtatttgttaacaatgtgttaatgcattagctaacatgaactaacaatgaacaatattttacagcatttattccttctaattcatgttaatttcagcatttactaatacatgtttgaaatccaaagttgtatctgttaacattatgcatcataaactaacatgaatagctgtattgacattttataacattaacaaggattaataaatgctaaaactatactgttaataaaaaaccttattgtaaagtattaCCCAAATAactataaagaaaaatataaatgaatgcatATATGACAGAGAAAGATCTAATTATAAATGTGACAGGGTGCTGTAAGGATTTAATTAGCTCCGTTTCTTCACTTTCTAGATGTGCACTTGTACGTCTTTGCGGATTTGTTGTTGAAGCCTATACTATAGAAGggttcaaagcaacaacataaagaaacgttactgcgcatgcgctcATTCGTGGACTGCCGTTAACTTCCTGTACACactcacaaacaatagagtgcctttAGATTaattctgataacaagcaaaagaaaccgagaagtacccttacttggctaaacttgtctcgccaatattttgaatttagactgcgatatcAAGCTAACCAGAccgaaaaacacaaaaaacaaaaaacaaaaaaacacagactggaagttatcTTCCGTCAAGGCAGTacgtccgatgaaactgtctatagtgcagttgttattagcatgtcAAATGAATGCTGAATAGGCTGTCTATGACATGAATGGCACAATGCATGTGACAAAAGAGAATGGAACCGATTTTAAACAAGGCATTTGTATGCATCATTAAAATGGCTGTTCAGGTACAGTGTAGACACGATGCAACAGCTTAATAACATTTAACAGCTTTACGCATTGAGGAGAAATGTGTAAGATATGCCGTTACGTTAAATGCAGCTTTAGTTTGTGCACACACCAGTAGAAGCGAGCTAGTTAATCGATCGCAGATGCTGTAATCATCCACGATAACGaaagacaaacaaaagaaaaataagaaatgCAAAAGTGGTAAGGGAAATTTAGCGGCCTGCTCTATGTGGGAAGCACTGctgtcattaaaaaatatataaatacaaacagcGTGACTTACTTTAGCTCTGCTCCCTGGCTTGATCGCTGGCTCCTCCAAATTATCTTATTTACAAATCCTTTGCTAAGTTTTACAAAGGACACGGAATAATAATTCAAATACACCTTCATTTATAGAACaggaacagaaaataaaaaatggactGGATAAAAAGTTGGCTTGCAAGTGCACATGCCCAGCGCAAACTGTCGGTGAGTTCCAAACGGGATATTTTGCCCTTCGAAGGGCACTTTGGGAAGGGAGcaccatacaaaacattcaattcaattcaattttatttatatagcgcttttcacaatgtgcattgttccaaagcagctttacaggagcaaataagaaaaacacagaaaggtaaaacacagcacagtgcatggtgtttatagaccaagcaagatcattataataaataatatctaataaataaatgaataaataaataaataaatgcagtctcccggtgagcaagccaacactgcactgctctgctgtgcaGAGCAGTGCATCAATCCAGATCATCAATCCAGATAAAGCGAAAATTGTCAAGAAatgcaaggacagaggacccagacagCAGgtgaggggttaacaaaaactcCTTAATTacaaaaaccaaaacaaaaaacccacgatggggagaaAGACCAACTGGAAACAAGGAATCAAAACAAAATCTACCtacggggggggggggctggtgGGGTTGGTTGGGGTGGGGGTGAAATAAACAAAGTCCAAGAATTATAAGTCCACATAACGACAGGGCACAGTGAACAGCAACAAGGTAATCCAATTTACGAAGACACGAATAAGGGTAAGGCAAGTCAAGGCATGAAAACGACAATGATCCGCACAGGACGATAAACAAGAGGGGAACTAAATAGGGACGCTAACAAGGATCATAATACAGGGCAGGTGACGGGCAAGTGGCAGAAATTAACACTAAAGGGAAACTAACGGGGAGATACACTAACGTGACAAGACCGACAGACATgaggacaaacacaataaacatatCACAGCACAAACTAGGGGGAACACGGAGGAAACAAGCATGGGGTTGGGATGAGCcagtaaaaataacattaaagggagggggagggggaaTGGGAGGCCAAAACCTGGGGACATTAGGCATGTGTGGGACGGGGGGCTGGACttgactggacgccggctggaatgccggctggaccggactgtaCGCCGGCTCGAATGGACTGGAGGCCGGCTGCTGGACTGGATTGGACACCAGCTTATGGACCGGAGTGGATGCCTGCGGCGGCAGACCCGGACTGGATGCCTGCGGCTGGACACGGGCTCCCCTCCTCCGCTTCCTCCTAGACCGGACCACGGGCTTCGCGGGTGGTTGAAGGGATGCCGTGGGAAGAGTTGCTGAGTCCGAGCCGAAGGCGTCCGACACGGAGTCCCACGAGTCCCTTCTCCCCCGCTTGCCCCGGATACCGATAGAGGGAGGAGGAGCAGCGGAGTCTGTGGAAGTTGGTGCGGAGGTGCCCAAGGAGGCAACCGCCAGGACGCGATCCTCCGGGATGGGTGCCAGCGCCGCGGAGGGACCCGCCATGGTAGGACCCCTGGATCTGGTCCACAAAGCCCAGGGGTCTAAGCATTCGCATCTCAGCAGGCTTGAGGGGTTCATCGAGGCAACTGTTGAACATTACTTTGAGCTCGGCCTTGTTGAACCCCGAGTTGCCCGCTGCGGTCAGGAAGTCCATGGCAAAGTCCCTCACCTCAGCCCCCTTCTGCCGTAGGCCGGAAAAAAAGTGAGCTTGGCGGCATCTTAGTGCTGACATCGGCTCGGCCGTGGCTGTCTGCGGGGTCCTCTTTAGGCGGATCATTCTGTCAAGAAatgcaaggacagaggacccagacgcagacagcaggtgaggggttaacaaaaactactttattacaaaaacaaaaacaaaaaacccacgatggggagaaAGACCAAATAGAAACAAGGAATCAAAATAAAATCTACGAAGACACTAAGGAGGgacaaccaggggattccagttcccctctggcaaaagctgctgcctctgcacaagctccacagtgctagcacaacaaggctaaataaaataaataaacttaataataaaataaattatagtttaagattatcattaataatctaacagcatttcaaattttgtggtgaagacgtgtcagttgaccgcgtccttctttatccagctctatcatcccAGCTCTTGTGAaggtctccgctctaccatcaggtcaggccatgaactgcatcctgctcgctgtggtaaccttggaacaatgagacaagactggctgagagtagagtactgttctgcactctttgttgcaacaagtacatcagttgtgtttttggttccgcttgatctaactaatgcagcctaaaccctcagaggatttatattatggaagtgtagtgtatgcaagattaaaaagatgcgtctttagtctagatttaaactgacagagtgtgtctgcctcccggacagtgcagggaagactattccaaagtttaggtgctagataggaaaaggatctaccacctgcacttgattttgaaattctatgtattaccaactgacaggacgcctgagagcgtaatgcacgtgaaggactgtaatacaaaaggagttcattcaagtactgaggagctaaaccatgtaaggctttataggtaataagcaagattttaaagttaacgcgatgctttataggtaaccagtgcaaggttgacagaaccgggctaatatgttcatacttttttgtacgtgtaagaactcgagctgccttGTTTTGGACcatttggagtttttgtaataagcctgcagggcaaccacctttcagtgcattacagtattctagtcttgatgtcattaattcattaattaaCTTCTCTTcatctgacattgacattatatgacgtagtttagatatattcttaagatggaaaaacgcaattttacaggtgttggcgacgtggctctcaaatgacagactactatcgaatagaacgccaagattctttgctgacgacgagggttttatggaacatccgtcaatagttaagcagtattcttggttatagcagttttcggtccaataagtaacacttctgttttgtccgagttcagtaataaaaagttgttaatCATACAGTTTTTATTATCGCCTTTGCGTTCTATGCCCTGGCCTCTAGTGGACCTGAAGAGCACTCCAGCTGGTGACTGTGACATACTGTAGCTGCCTCCTTAAGGAGCGGCTTCCAGACAGAAGAGTTCAActctaaatgtgtttttctgttcagCTCATCAAACATGAATATGATGAAACAGACAATATTCACATCTAACATTCTGGACTTTTACCTAATTTTCCCCctttacatgtttacacatttcttgtatatactgtatatctacagACTGTCTGATCGTTTGTCTTTGCATACATATTttctagagaatttagcattgAAAGGAACGGCTACACAGTCATCCACATTATACGACCGGTTACCCGTAAGAGCCATTGATGGTGTAAGACATGGCACAGATACCAATGCATACTGCTCCACCACACAACATCAAAGTGACCCATGGTGGAGGTTGGATCTCTTGGATGAATATGAGATTAAATCAGTGATCATCACTGCTAGATCAGACGGATATTTGGATCAAACCAGTGGAGCAGAGATTCGTATTGGAAACTCACTGGACAACAATGGAAACAACAATCCCATGTAAagttattcatgaaatcacttttgattgattgattaaacATCTCCATAGAGACTGattgattttctctctctctctagatgtGCTGTAACACCTGTTTTTCAACATGGTTACACCATCAGTTTCTCATGTCATGGGATGGTGGGACGTTACGTGAATGTGGTCAAACCTGGACTTGCATTTACTGTCTCTCTGTGTGAAATGGAGGTCTACAAAACAGGTAATGTCTGACACATAATTCTGTACTGTTAGATAGCACTGACAAGTTACATTTCGTAATAGATAAAAGTTATTTCTGTAACTACTGAAATGTATAAATCGTTTAAAATTTAAGCTTTTTAAATTGAGTcatgaattaaaaacaaaagtttggAGTAACACATCTTTAATAATTCAGACTGATCAACTGtctttgaatatttattttctagagaatttagcatttaaaggaacaaCTACACAGTCATCTTTCACCTGGGTATCTCAATATGCCATGGATGGTCAAAAATATGGCACAGATACTGGTTCATACTGCTCTGCTACTTTATATGAGAGTAACCCATGGTGGAGGCTGGATCTCTTGGATTATTATAACATCAGTACAGTGATCATCACTGCTAGATCAGACTGCTGTGTGGATCAAACCAACGGAGCAGAGATTCGTATTGGAAACTCACTGGTCAACAATGGAAACAACAATCCCATGTAAagttattcatgaaatcacttcaacacttttcattgattgattgattaaacACCTCTATAGAGATTCATTGATTTTCTCTCTCTAGATGTGCTGTGACTTCTGGTCTTCTAGCTGGTCACACCATCAGTTACTCATGTCAGGGGATGGTGGGACACTATGTGAATGTGGTCATGTCTGGACGTACATCTGCTCTCGCTCTGTGCGAAGTGGAGGTCTatggaaaatgtaatttctAAAAATTATAGTGGTAGAATTTAAAATTTCACTGGAAAACCTTTGTGACCGTGTCTGTAAAACCCAGctaaatttattattttaaacataattccacacaatgtaaagatcattctgtaaaaatataatcttgatatctttaatactgacTGAGTAAACCCGTGTCAAAGATTCAAATCTGAAATTAATGATCACAGAAACTCTTTGCAACTTTTTTTATTGGGCACAAAAaggaattcatgacagaatttcctttctggagtgaactatcccttcaagtaaCCTcttacaccatgtctacaccgggCGCGACTTATTGGTATCcaatgtggacaaaatgtaaaactatattggattctaatgcgtttcgaatgtcttttgttgtgtcGCATCGCGCCGGCCGCATCCGGTGTACTGAGCGCGTTCCACCATCACGCCGAATCGAATCGgtctaagcacagtctgaaaaggttacagttatgtttccacgtgagcctggttcgacccgattacaaactgttctcagTTCGGAATTGTCAGCACGGATCGTGTTAATGAATGCGCGCAGAGCCGTTATAGCTCAGACTCTTGTGTTTGCCAAgacgcgtttgtgtttacattctaaaaatttctgttatcagccctgcggtggaaatgaaaccatttacgtaccgtctggcatggatcggcacagagtggaacgattaagcaacaagaacgattcggcgcgatggtggaaaagtgctaATGGTGTTGGGTGTAGTTTGGGGTAAACCTGCAGTTAACGTATACCTTAAGGAGTCTTCGCAGTGCGACGTTATATGGCCAACGTTATAGTGAAACGCAACCTAGGtttcaaagtgcaagtttttgtaAGTGATCCTCTAATTATCTCtgttaaactttaaaaacatgGATTTGCAAAAGGGTAACGTCATGCATATTACGTGTTTCTTTAAAAAGAGACATCACCAATTAACTGCCTGGCATgtataatatgtgaccctggatcacaaaaccagtcttaagtagcacgggaacatttttagtaaaagacaaaaatacattgtgtgggtcaaaattatcgatttttcttttatgccaaaaatcattaggatattaagtaaagatcatgttccatgaagatattttgtaaatttcctaccttaaatatattaaaactttatttttgtgagtggatggtctgccacagtgcccctgattaacaacttcaaaggcaattctctcaatattttgatttttttgctctCTCaaattccagagttttaaacggttgtatctcagccagatattgtcctattctaacaattcatatatctatagaaagttgatttattcagctttcagattatgtaaaaatctcaatttcgaaaaattgacccataagactggttttgttgtccagggtcacatatagtgctgtagtactcgagtccggtctcggtacttgtcttggactcgttggtatttgaactcggacttggtcattggtctcgcaaatgttctagtcggtctcgtccgagtccagcgatatatgttttattttctccttcaaaacaaaacattgatagagcaatattcttgtaatccgaaaactaatgatccgaaaactgttgccaactctcgactctagaacgagagctgcgcgtgctcataagttctcttttcacacagcagttcagttcagtgtgtgctgttgttgtaactaaataactccggtatattggttcaagtccgcgggactgtcatgcacgccagaaagtgaagaactgaattaatttgtggataatattaagtgttcacgggagacgctaaacgggaacgattcagctgaactggttccaccggttcactaaaaagaaagaactggTTCtaatgaatgattcgtccgcggcgcgaaccagcgtcaatcattcatcaggcacgatgtcagcgagcagcggcataatacagattggttttacaaaccaaaataaatgtatcgacagtgcgcttacacacacgcacaaaagtgttcattgctgcacaaccttgctgttaggagggctgataaaaaagttccttaaaaagtaataaacagttacacttcggctttgtgactttagtgccatatagtaaaaataaaatgaccttattttatctgcttttcgatcattacaaacaataatgaaaatgattatcttagaatagaagatatgctgtctcttgcgtcacataaattatcaatagttaagtatgtggtcttgtagtcatgatttttttctgtctctcttgactgtctcaattggactcggtcttgacttggactcgaacctctctggacttggacttgactcggtctcgactagtcctggtcttggacttgtcttggactcgacaatggttgacttgactacagccctagtataataattattcaaatgtttaaGTCGTTTACACAGATCCATGTGAACGGTGATCATTTTAACAACATTGTCATCTAGTGAAACCTCATTGTCAGTCGTGTAAATGCACACTTTGTTACACTAAAGTCTCTTTCTGCTTTAGTTCATTGTTGTCCTCTTGCAATGTTTCCCTCAAATATTAGTGTTTTTACTTGTATATGATGATTGAATTTGTGTTTGTAGTTTTAGGTTTCAGAAGAAAAACCTTTCTGAGGCTGAAATTTTCCTCCAGTGTTGATGTAGCTGCTGAGAGCGAGAAAATCCTCCAACAggtgaaaaaagtttttttttccatCAGGAGTCtttaaagtgcaaaaataaatgtgattctTTAAGGGAAAAGTGATATTTAAGAGTGTTTGagtgcttttccaccatcgcgccaaaTTTTTCTCATTCCtagaggctgtgtccaccgaggcgtttatgCCTGCGGCCGGCGTGTTTTTACAATTGTTTTCAACTGAAACGCcacgctttaaaaaaaaagccatcagttgACGTCTTTTTCCGCGCTCAGTgctggtgctatgcgtttttCCCACGATCAGCGCCGGCGTTTGACCGGACacccagagttgaaaaatgctcaactttgggcagaacgctgcgcctgcagagggcgttttcagccgagctcctgccgttttcagccgtgtaaatgcgcctcggtggacacagccccttaatCTTTCCACTCCatgccgatccatgccagccgcAGGGCTGTTAACAGAAatctttagaatgtaaacaaacGCGTCACGCGCTGCCTTGGTAACAAGACACTGAGCTAAGTCTCTGCACGCATGCTATTAGCACGATTCCGAGCCGAAAACAGTTTGTATTCGTGCCGTGTGGAACCAGGCTCGCGTGGAAATTTTACTAACCATTTCAGACCGTGCTTAAAAcggttcggcgcgatggtggaaaagcgctgtGTAAAACGTGTAAATATATAGTATGACATGAGTGAAgatgagagaatgagaaatgacAGTATAAGTGAAATCTTTGATGAATTTTAGCTGCAGTCTGCTCTGGCATCACACATCTCTGATTTTAATCTGTCCTGGACACAACTACCCGAGAGAGAAGAAGAACCGGAGGAGGAGACACGTAAGTATCGTCATTTTTTGACTAAAATAGAGTCTTTATGCCAGTAATGTTGAATTGACTGATCAACAGTCTTTAATGTGAAAGTAAACAGATCTACATAGAGTGATCTAAAATCATCAtcattcaaaatacaaaaataatagatTATGTAAGTATTCATCCCATTAATATTTTCTATGAATTATGTTTCATCTACAGGTTCTTGTGATAAAAATCCTTAACCTGAATCATTTAAGCGTTGTtttaaagatgtgttttgtttcaaatgtttttggttgttatgtcattatttaatcttgtttagttttaattgtttattatgtCCTTATTTAATCTGACCAGATGACTGTTTAAACATTAACTCTTGATGTGAGAAACTGAATAACACTATTGATTGAAACTGTTTTAGACTTTGCTGTTAAGTCTCAAGTTTATTTActaccatttttttttaattgaaactaATAAATGATGTTAATTCCCAGCAATATCATTATGGAGAAAACCTTTAGGGAGAGCCCGTGGTGGCTGGTCGATAGAGGACGCAATTGTTTCAACAAGTTCAACAAAGAGCTCAACATTCCACACCAAAATGTTATGCCCTTCCCTTGCTAACTTCCCTCAGTCTCGTTGACTCGGACGTGCGTCATTGCTCAGGTGCCCACAACTGATGGAACTCGTGAATAAGGTTTAAATGGAGCGCACTTAGCCCTTGATCACTTGGTGTTCACTATTGAGCTGAATTATTATATAAACCCCTATTCacttatgaatttgtttaatgCACTATTCTATATACACATAAGTTGTTgtagaaaatatatatagttgttggtgaaaaataaaattacacatATAGTGACATCACTATCGGGTTGAATTGTGGGATTTAGAGCTGCTTGAAGTGTACATACGATAAAGACTCACTCTCGAGGGAACGAGGGTCTGTCCATATAAACTTTCCTCGTCCACTTCACACACTTCTAAATGGCGGTGGGGATTCCCAGAGAGTTGCTGTCATAAAGGAAGGCGTTTTGGATTTTCCGTTAAAAAGCTACTATTTATCCTGGATTGGATTTGATTTCCTTTTTGTAactcatatttttttctgttgttgtttaaTTCTATAGATGTGTGATATGATTAGTGGATGAATTGGTTCTTCCCAGCTTTAGCTTCTTTAATGAGAGTTTACacctgggcaattccagcgttatggacgtgacataaaaatgctcagagaatgagtTTGTTAcgattatattgaaccatctgtttatattttactgaacccttgtgatagagtctaaacatcaaaaaatgtcagtctatgaaaaatatatatatttaaaaaagggaaataaacatgcgttatggatgtgacaaaaaaaggacgagGTTTTTGTgagacgataaactttgtaggatttctataaaataaaatgcacaatcctgaagcagTAATACCcaaatgaatggagaagggatgcctctttatagaacataaaatagttactttatattcattttcatgtgtccatttatgaggaatatgtagcgttatggatgtgacaatcctgaaaagggcacttacctgactatgaaaaatcatgcagtaaaaataaacaaatgctttataaattttaagagagacctcacatgggtatttgaaccaccaaatgttcaaatctgtgctgttaccatagtaaaaaccaCTGGTAAAAACTAGTTTTTTTCGTGGCTATAGGTTGACATTTTCGCGGAATTGCCCTCCTGTATTGTATTTGGTACCAGGCACACTCTTGAGTGtcttttaagcatttttatgtGATGAAGCCATGGTGTTAATGAAGGCTTTTTAATATTTACACTCTGGAAGAACTGCCTTGGATttttttgaaatacaaaatatattctaGTTCATTATACACATAAATCGCCAGCGTTAAAAAAGGTCTAATTAACACTCGCagacagtgtatatataatccacactctcaaagtttTTGCTGTGTactaatattaaattatttaaatgcatCACAATGCTTTAAACATTATCCACAtgttttgcctaaacacatacTCTAACACCCACTAGTGTTGAATAGCCTTTATTTCTAACTACACAACAATGGATAAAAACATCCTTAAAATGATGAAATTGACCATTTCCAATCAATGGCATTTTCGTGGTTTGTTATGTCTTTTATTATCTGCATGCTAACATCCCGTATATGAACTCACTAagaaataattcattaaaatgctTTGATCCAAGATGATTTTATTCAGATAAACTGAAAATATATGTCTTAAAATACATGTCTTAGATGTTCATCCCATTCGATTTGTTCTGCTGCTTCCCTGTTGTGCTGATAGTAACTTCCGTCTCATGAGTGCGgtcatattgagcgttgcattcatCCACATTCATCGTAATGGCAGTGGCACATCttgttaatatactgtatattatctcTGCAAGCAGAGGACGATTATATGGAAGCCCATTTCCGCCAcgt
This region of Triplophysa rosa linkage group LG1, Trosa_1v2, whole genome shotgun sequence genomic DNA includes:
- the LOC130554877 gene encoding uncharacterized protein LOC130554877, with product MDKLIHLILLSGLVCNPGSLAENLALKGTTTQSSTYSTWAAQNAIDGVRYGPDASTHCTSTSSESNPWWRLDLLDVYNISTVIITAHKSHLNAASGAEIRVGNSLDNNGNNNLVCAVTPDPLSGNTETYSCHGMEGRYVNVILSGDKNNLTLCEVEVYGTENLALKGTATQSSTLYDRLPVRAIDGVRHGTDTNAYCSTTQHQSDPWWRLDLLDEYEIKSVIITARSDGYLDQTSGAEIRIGNSLDNNGNNNPICAVTPVFQHGYTISFSCHGMVGRYVNVVKPGLAFTVSLCEMEVYKTENLAFKGTTTQSSFTWVSQYAMDGQKYGTDTGSYCSATLYESNPWWRLDLLDYYNISTVIITARSDCCVDQTNGAEIRIGNSLVNNGNNNPICAVTSGLLAGHTISYSCQGMVGHYVNVVMSGRTSALALCEVEVYGKFLGFRRKTFLRLKFSSSVDVAAESEKILQQLQSALASHISDFNLSWTQLPEREEEPEEETRSCDKNP